The region tttagtgaGGCGTCAGTAATTTCAGGTTTCTGTGGCTTCAGACTAGTTTTCTGGGTTTGTTACAAAATTTAAGATGGGGTAGATGAGCAgtgttcatcttcatcactttACGTTGGATGGACGTAAAAAAGATATACATTACAAACACTTTAAATTAGCCTTGCATCGCATGATTATAATCTCTCTTGATAGTCATTAAATGTTATCCCTGCATATTTTTGTAAGCcttcatttgtttattctgttattttaatACACTCTGAGTGACCAAAAACAAACCCCTCAAAGAATCTCCAATCGCTGACTTTCAGGGCACAGCTCTAAATCTCACCGTGAAAATGTTCTATTGAATAATTCCAAAATTTAATGATATCTTCTCTCCATTCATTACAAAACCTGTTGTTGGTTATCATCTACAAAAGCTCACGAAAACAAGAATATTGTTGGCGTTCTTTTGTCTAGTCCTATTTAATCCTGACCGGAATAATCTGGTGACCAAAAAACTCACACTCCATTATTCAACTTAATCCTTGTGCAAAATAGCCTAGCAGGGcatagaaatatttaaatgcctgaagctctgtttatttttatatttttttatttttatttttatatatacatatatatatatatatatatatatatatatatatatatatacatatatatatatatatatatatatatatatatatatatatatatatatatatatatatatatgaattatCTGCTCAGATAGGTTCTCCAATCTACTCTTTTATCTTTATAttcacaatattttctttttatcctcTGTCAGGGAAAGTTGTTTGGCACAACTGTATCTGATGAGGCCACATGGACACTCGGTAAGTTgtataacacaaaataaacttcTACTTTGGTAAACAGTGCCaccttcatctttttctgtgttctctgttttcCATCCTCAGAGGACAAGTGTCTCATCAGGATCATTTTGATGAAGACcaacagagaggcaggaaatTGTTGGTCCTCCCTGCTGGAGGGCGAGTACTGTGCAAACGCCTGGGTCCAGGACCAGATGCAGAGAAAGCTCACCCTGGAGAGGTTCCAGCGAGAGGTTTGTCTTATGAACGAACCCATTTTAGTATCATAATGAACTCCATAGTACACAGAATAATACCTAATAAATACCAatggtctctctctttctaatGAAGTATAACTGTAGTTAATAAGTCATTAATGAATGGTTTCAGTCAtcaggtctgtgtttgtgttaataagattcatataaatgaatgaaaatccaGACAGTCCAGATTAGTTTTCTGCAACCGTTGAAACATTGAAActgttcttattttttctgtataATATGTTTTACAAGGCTGGCAATGGCTTAAATAACAATTTACAAAGTGAAGTGCAGTGAAGTTACATTTGGGAATTTTGATACCAGCGAGCTGCCATATCTGAATatggtttgtcttttttaactTAATTTGATCGGTCTCTCAGCACaaatttgtaaaatgaaagGATAATGCATTCCAGTCTTGAGATGTGAATGATTAGTTGATTAGTTATTAATCATCACTTGTAATCCTCTTTAACAGAATCCTGGATTTGACTTCAGCGGTGCAGAGATCTCAGGGAACTTTGCTGGTGGTGGTCCTGACTTTTCCAGTTTACAGAAGTGACAGATCCTATAATGTTAAGAGCAGGAGTGGTGGATATGCCACTTCCGTCCAACAGCGTTGAGGACGGTGTCATGGGATGGCAGAGGAGCTGTGGATTTTTCAGACTGTCAAGCCCAAAGATTTGCCTTTAAAACAGTGAGTGGGCCAGTTTGTTAAATACAACCAGTCCTTTCTTTCATCTGCCTTCTATGGGCTGTGGAGAACTGAGTTTTGAAGCCCACTATACTGGTTGAATGACTGATTAGAAACATTGATCCTGTTATAAATACTTTGGAGTGTTGTCTTTTAACAAATATACACGCAATAACttttcaataaagttttattgaaAGGTACCATTACATAGGTTAACCAGATGGTTGTGTTCAGTTAGCTATTTTGAATTTGAGACCACATTTTATCTTTCTTCTcccaaaaaaaattaacactAAACAAGGAAACTGGCAATGAAAAATGCAATACAAGTTCATATCTACATTTTCACTACAATGGCCTTTTTTATATTCTCTGCATAACTGACAACTGATATCAATTAATATATGTGGTGCTGTGTGTCCACAAATTAAGAATCAGTGAAAACAACTCATCTGTAACCACATACAATATTTCAGCTCAGATGGCATGGTCAGCCATACCTCTGATGGGATCATCACTAGCCTCACTACACTAGAGAAAAccagtgaaaaaacaaaaccaaaaaaaaaaaaaaaactcatcacCTTGGGTAGGAGTGTGCATTCAGGACAGTTTTAGCAACCTAGGGTGGGAGTTAAGGATTTTGGGCCCGATTTCTTGGTTCCATTTTTGCTGTTCACAAAatccttctccctcctcttccacaTGGTGGACTGAGGACCTAGGTGGTTCTATACTTATTAGCTTAAAACCTGCAACCCGTTCCAGGAAACACCAAAAAACTTTGGTACGGATTTAAACAAGAACATACTGTACACTTGTGCAAGCAACTCGAGCAGGAAAGTAAAACTTAGCAGGATGGCAGCTTAACCTTTCTCACAAAGCATTACTTCTTGGGGAGCTGAAATACAGTGTGCTTCACCTTTGATGACAAACGCAAGGAAAATCATAAAATTTTTGGTTTTTCCTTAAAGATATCCATCAACACAGATGAAGATCTGTAAGGAAAACAGCTGGGGTCGTAAGTGAACCTTGCTGCAAGTCACCCAAAACTTAAATCCAATCAGGGAACAAAGATAATTTGGGGACAGATTTACCTGCATGCAAAGTCACCTATTTGTACCCCCAGATTTTAACAAGCTGATTCGGGTATGGTGGGAAGATGGGCGATCTTATAGTAGCTGTGCTTCAGCTGACGTGCAGTTCTTCCCGAAATAGTCCAGCGAAGTCTTTGGCTGATAAACTTGGAGCACTTGGTGGTAGCATATTCAGCCAGACATTTTCCGACCAACTCCCGCACACAAACCAGGTCCCCATCTTTGATCTGCAAAGTAGAAAGACAGTTTTAACAGAAGGCAATCTCTGGGCTCTGGCCAAACAAAGTGGCACCAAAACTACttatgaacaaaaaaatatttttatgaaacatgCAGATTTAAAATGGTGGACTCCTACATTCAGCTGCTGTTGCAGACTCTTCAGGGCCTCTGATATTTTGTCAGTGTGCTCAGGGTCATGTTGTTCCTGGGCTTCATAACACAACAGAGCCATGGCAAGCAGAGatggctgcagagaaacagtgtGTGCATTTCTAATCACAAAAAACTGCCAGCAACATGCAAAGACGGGCTGGGATAGCTTACTTTGGACCTAAGCTACAATTACTACCTATTATCTATTACATcatgccaatttttttttcctttaattgtgCCTTTACCAACTCTATACAGTATTCTTACAACCAAAAATAGGCCATCTTTAAAATACTGGGGACCAGATATTTTGACCCACCTTTATTTTGGAGAAGACAAATGCGCAGTGACAGGCTTTCAGTTTAGCTTCCAGTCTCTCAAGACTCAGCATCTTTtggctgaaaaaagaaaactgagtgTGAAAACAAACCTAACTATGAAATGGACATGAGACAGGGCTCACAAGATTAGACAAGAGTCTGCTTCAGGTGCTAAAAATGTTCACCGTTTCATTTGAGCCTGCTTGTTGGCttagaaaattatttttgataGCATTCTTTTGAAAGTCAAATATGAGGAGACACATTGTACTAGAGTAAATATAATCAAGTTGAGTCATGGTTCAGCCCTGCAGGTTTGTGTGACCATTTGTCCTTACCTCTCAGTGTTGAGCTGCTCTTCAACGTGGCTGTGAAAGAGGCGGAGAAAGCGGAGGGCTGTGGGTGCTTTCACCTTCCAATAGAGCTTCTCCATAATGATCTTCTCCATCCTCATCATGTCAGACACCGTGAACCGATTCTGACTTATGCGAATCAGGTCACTGGCAAGaggcacatttttttcctcttcggATGACTTCACAGCAATGTAGAAGCAGCACAGGCCCACACAGGACAGGTGCTTTGGTTGAATCTAGATGACAGAAAGGTTTGTAAGTTATGATTCACAAATATACCATAGTCAGCAAGGTGAACATTGGATTACTGTACACAAACCTTCATTACTGAGAGGAATCGATCCAGCAAACTGATGGCCAGAGAGAATGTCTCTGAGCTGAATCCAAAGAACCTAGTCAGAGAGAGTAGGTCCTTCACCTCCAACTCCCTCAGTCTGGTGGTCATCCTGAGGCCATTGTCCTGCGCACCTTCAATGAACCTCAAGCCACTCAGTTTTGGTTGGTATCGACCTTCCAGATCTGTTAAGGCCTTCAGCTGAACGGCAAAGGGCTGGGCTCCGGGTCCTGTGACTGTGTCAATCATCTGtgccaacagaaaaacagagctgaGGACTTAAACTATAATGCATTTCATCCACATGGATAATGCAGACGACACTGACAGCCAGGCACTTGCATCACTGAACAAAGACCAGAAAAGCACTACTACAATAACAGAGAGTGgttgatttgttttgtaataGCTGTGCTTCAAGTGCAGCATGTCACATTAACGAAGCTTCAACTGAGAACAGATATGGACAGGTGGGAGCCATAGCTCAGGAGGAGCTGAGACATGGGACTGCTTCCAAATGTGTATGTTATCCAGTGACCAGCCTCTCCCCGGCAGCTGTCACGGACTGGGCTGGATACGGCAGCAAGGGCCAATCAAAAGTGCCTCACATTCTCAAATACTGTTTAAGTCACATTTAAGTTATTGTGAACTGCTTCAGTATATATTTCCATGTGTTTTGAGCGGCTTTTTTTACAGCCTGGACACACAACTGAGCCTCATGTCAAAGGACCAGGCCGAAAGTGGAGCAGGACAGGACCTGCGTCATGTTGGGACATGTCCCCGCCGCACACACTGCTGGAGAGCGACAAAAACCAGCGGCTGTCAACAACAAAGCCGGGTAAGGAATCCCAATTTTACCCGTTCAACTTCGGCTAAAACTGAAAGATACGGCACCGAAGGCGTAGTGAGAGTACAACATGAGATTTGACTAAGGGGGGGGAAGATTATTAACTCAGTTGACGTAAACGACATAGCCGTTAGCTACAACCGCTAATTTTGGCTAGTTTTTAAAAGCGTGAcggtagtttgtttttttagcgTCTCCAAACCAAATAATGATACAATAAAAAGGTTAAACATGCTTAAATACCAATGTAAAGGAAACATGCGACCAATTAATGCAGTACATCAGGATAATTGGTGGACTTACCTTATATCAAGTTAGGCTGCTTTTACCAAAAAAAGAAGcggttgattaaaaaaaaactccacgCGCTTTCAAGAAGCCaatgaaaatgagtttaaaTCACAAAAAGTGTAAGTATGAACTTTCGCTTAAGAAAGTTTAAGCATAGGTTTGTTTCTGCCTATGCACACCCCCCTACCCTTGGCGTAAGGCGATGGGGAAAAGGACAGGGGACGCTTTAATGCACGCATAAAACCAAGCCCATGTCCGAACAAGGAGAACCCCCATTGGTCGATGACGGATGACGGTATTGACTCTACATTTCAATTGGATGCTCTTCCTGCCATGCACATCTAAGCCCCACCCCCGAAGGCTAAATGACCAATCACTGGCGAGGAGACGGACATCATGGAAAATGTTATGTAGGATAACGACAAGTGGGTTAAACTGATGAATCCAAAATAGTGCTTCTTATATACGTTAGCTGGGATTTGGCACAACAGATACAAAATCAGCTAAACAATTTTAATTATTCTAGCTTTTGATTAAAGAGGCCAGAAATGTGTGCTTTGTAACAGATGTTGAAATAACATTAAAACTGCAAAACCACTGTATTTTCTACAAAACTTAGCTAAATTtcttcaacatgtcagatgcTAAATAGTTTCACGGGCATAGACATCACGGACGTTAAGgtgttatttcttcttttttagtGAACATTTCCTGCCAGATTTCTGGAACAATCTAGAAGAAATCTGAACCTGCTGAGGCCACAGTTCACAACATGCTTTCTGCTGACCTCTTTGGGCGTCTGTTTGTGAGTGCAGAAGAGAAGAACAAACAATTTCAATAAAGAAACTCTTTATTACACAAGGGTATACAAATCTGAAAGCAGgcccactcagacctactgtACAGATAAACTGACATTAATAAATTTAATCCTGAATTCATATATATCTAGGCCATTTATTTAACGGTAGTATATATGGTTTAAAGTTTGAAACTAAGAAATATTTCCAACCAGGTCTTTTAGACACAATATATAGACTGACATGTAAGCATGACAGGGCATCTTTTATAATAACTAAAGATATTTGCTCTATGATCGATTTAAAGTGCTTATCAATCACAATATATATTCCACTCTATAATATATGTTTCACAGTGTAAACTGTCATCAGTCAAAAAATTACAGGCATAACATGTCAGATGAAGGAATTCAGCACATTtagtacaaaaaaagaagaaatttcGATGAGCACAATCTTTTATTACTTCTACAGGAATCAAGGTTAAGATCCATGCGAGACCATGCTAAAGAGCACTGCTTAAAAGCTTAAAGAAGCGTTTAGTAGACATGGAAGACTGCAGATTGACTCACATCCAGAAATGTTAAGTGCAtttctataaaattgttatttcACATAGTAAAAATAATAGCCTTGACTGTTAATCTGCGATCTTTTGATGTGGTAGAAAGTCTTCTAATTCAAATTCCTTCCTGAGGTTAAGGAGCACGCAGATGGAAGACTAAAGAAGctataaaaaggaaagaaaatcaatgttATATATCTGAACAAGCGactatatatttattaatgtcAGAAGCACCCCATGTACTATGGGAATTTAGTGCAAATGATAAAGTTTGATGagcattttgttatttttcctgtttgttgcCACCAACTGAAAGCAAAAGCAAACctgaatgaaatggaaaacactgTTGCAGAAACACTGGCCAAAGGTTTTTGACATGTTTGGATATGCAATGATGGCAACAGGTGAAATATGAAATGCTACGACTCATACAAATCCCATATCTGTAGTTCAATCTCGTATCTTGAGATCAATTTGAGCGTCTCATATTCGTATCATTCTCTGATCATTTGCTTCTGAGTTACTTCTCCTAAGGGTCCCTTAGGAGCAAGGCATAAGCTAAAAAGAGGCGAGACATCATCAGAGAAAGGAGGTTGAGTTGAGAAAACCATATGAGCATTATTTCAGAAGTGGCAGAAACATAGGACATTTCATTATTGTATGCCCCTGATCTCAATTATGTCTTGGTTATTTTGAAGGAGAATTAAAAAGAACAAGTACAGTGCTCACTGTGAGACTTATTTCTCAGGAGACACATTTGAGAAGAATGAGAAAACCACTTTGGTCTCGATTAGTGCTCATTTATATTTAGGAGATGTAAATGAGCCATAAAGGAGATCTCATCTTCAATTTTGCTTTGCTATGGGAATGACTGATGTGATGGAAAACCACAAAGAAGTGAACCATTTAAGGGATGCGGATTCGGCTGATCAACAGATAAATTGATTTATTGTacctttctttattttatcttatttatagACTCACcgtaaatacattttatattgtaATTACTTCATGTAGAACTTTGAATGCAACAAAGGTTAATAATTACATTATCACTTCAAACTAGAACCAATTCTtaaaaattattcagtttttatttttcatgacgGAGAGCATTATGCAGACCAACTGTGTGTTTCTATGATGTCCTGCCAGTGTCTAACTGAGAGACGGACTTCATATACAACATGAGATGAACACACATTCAtgaaagaacaagaaaagaaTACAAGCTACATCTTATGAAAACAGTCCATGGATTTGTTATTATGTGTCTAGCAGAGTCAGCATTAGGAACAAATTAAATACACTGAGCAAAGCTACCTTTTTGATCCATAAGTACACAGTGGCTTATAGCCATCCCACTACTCAGGCTCACATATGTGTATAGTCACTGTGTCACTGAGTCCACACATACAGTGCCAGTAAGTTATGCCAGAAATGACAGTCCCTTTCCCATGCTGATGGCAGACACACTCCTGGTTTCCCTGGAGGTTTGATCCATAAATcaactgaaaggggaaaagaaataagacaaaatatggaaaaaataataataaaatgcagGCTTTGAGGTATGGAAAAAATggacaaattaataaatatgaagAGGAATGGAGCAGTGTTTGAACAGTGTTTGGTGTTTGAAGAATTCAATACATCTAAGGCTATGTTCAGTCTGGCAGGTCTGCTTCTGGTTTTGCCAGTTCCACATTTAATCCAGATTGATAAAAAGTCATGGGAACCAATTTCACCAAATCAAATTGAGACCACAATAATAGTTGgactgaaatcaaatgaaactgaatttgtaaagatgtttttcaatCTGAGTTTAAACTGTCTTTAAGGTGATATCCAGCAAGACACATAGGACTGACACCATGTTTGGAGCACGGCTAACCAACCACCTATGACTGCACTGTTAAATTTGGGTGCAATACATTGCCTTTTTCTGCCACCAATGCAGTTGAGAGTTGCAGAGGTCCCACACTGCAGCTGGACATTTCTGTTGTCAAGAAATAAAGCTGCATACTGGAAAACAAACCACTACTTTTCTCTTCTAAATCCAGAAATATTAGGTAATATAGTCCATCACTGCATAGTCCTAAAACAGAGTTAAAAGAATCATTGGCTGGAAAACTTCAGCagttagattttattttctgtttaaagCCAGAGAAAACCTAACAGTCCCTCCACCAAATTACGATAGCAATAATTAATGGAAATTCAAGCAAACTCCGCAATATTTGTGGCtgcttgcaattttttttaattctggcagaaaacaaaaagaaaaaaatggaattaaGGCACAAGACATCAAAGAACAGATTGCTTCTATCCTCTTTGAAAACATTAATGAAAATCCTCTGTTCTCTTTGAGGACATTATCAAAGAACTTCTATAATCTCTGACATTAGTATAAAAATGAAGGAGCcaattcttcttttgttttattggtgGTTGGCAAACAACAAATTGGTGCATTACAGCCACCTGCCAATTGGGATTGTGCATCGgcatttcaaatattcaaacaaaatcaTACATTTATCTTTCTGTCATATGCccttttctctgtatttctgaAGGTGTAAAATCACATGATGACACAGAGTTCACATTTTCTCATACTGTGttaatttattctgaaaagtgAGCTGTTACGTTCAATATCAGTATGCCCAAATCTGAGTGGTAATATCAGACTCTCATATCCGCCTTTCCTTCTTGCACACCTAATTTCTCCCAATTTCTTTGAAATTCTATAGAACCACCTTCCTTGAGTTATTCTTCCCATTTCTTCTGCCATCATTCCTTCAgtgtcattatttttatctaGAGATCCTGGAGGGACTGACTCATATTAATAGTGACATTTCAAGGAGtaaataagttttattttaattgtattatgtatatttatatcacaTCAGTTATGGGCACAGCTTTGTCTCTGCGTATATATCCAGGCCTCATCTGAAGCTTCAAACTGTGCATGGAAATTTCTGATCATTATTGATTGTGGCATATCATGTCTCCACCTGCAGAAATGATTATGATTCCGTGTGGGATGTTTGAATATCATCTGTGTTTCACATCACATGAGCATTGGTGGGACCAGTCTAATGTAAACAGAAGTGCCCCTGTCTGAGATACAGTCTGGCAGGTCAGCCTGCAGAGACACGAGTATCTGGCTCTGTCATGCAAGCTGTGACCCATCCTACTGTGTCTGGGCACACAACGTCAGTCTGAATCTGTCCCTGTATCAATTTCTGAGCCAACATGGCTTTTGGGAAGCTAACACTATCTTATTAATCACATTGTACATCTCCCCTCTGTCCTCACATAGACTGGTGTACAGAATGCATGTCTTTTGAATAAATGAcaatttgacagatttttgtggttttacttTTCAGCAACGCTAGCTCTAGAATCCATGGCATACTGTAGAAATCAGTTGAGCaggcaaataaaatacatacTGAAAAGGAGACTTACTTCTTCTTGTCCTTGTCCTTCTTGAAAGGCTGTTGTGAGCAGCCTTGAAGTGCCTGTCCCATCAGCGTCTCAGCTGCAACCCTTCTTCTATTGAAAGcattcatctcctcctccagttctcgtcttttctcctccagatttttcttttcatcctggTGCATTCGCTTGAGCAGCTCAAACCTCTCATGAAGCTAGAGATGGCGACCATTCAGTACAATATGgcaattttcattcatgttgaGTATTTATCCGATGATGATGTCAATCCTtacctccttttctttttctttcagctctgcTTCTGTCTCCTTCACTTTGTTGACAAACATCTgcctcatttcttcttctttgcgCTGCAACTCCCCAAGGAACTCCTTCCTCTTGGCTTCGTATGTCTCTTGAAGGCTAAACGTCAAGATAAAAGAAACGTTCACTTGAGTCCTTAAGTCCAGTAGTTAAGCCTTGTATGGACATGATCAGTATGTCGGGCCATGTTCCTAAATTCAAACTTAGTCTTACTTGTATTATAAGTTTTACAAGGTGGGGATTAATCTCAAACATATGACCTATTTAGATCAAAGAACAAGACAGGCAAGACCTTAGACATCCGCCATTTTACCTgcctgaaaaaataataaacctcCAATAATTGTATCTATAACATTAGACTACATGACCAAATGAGATTAACCCTAATCTAGGCAACATAATCAATATTCTCCAGTCACCCTAAAAT is a window of Echeneis naucrates chromosome 10, fEcheNa1.1, whole genome shotgun sequence DNA encoding:
- the nudcd2 gene encoding nudC domain-containing protein 2, which translates into the protein MSVHFDERSGVVPCKTTWGSWYQTMEEVFIEVNVPHGTSAREVRCHLGSRDIELHVRGQEVFKGKLFGTTVSDEATWTLEDKCLIRIILMKTNREAGNCWSSLLEGEYCANAWVQDQMQRKLTLERFQRENPGFDFSGAEISGNFAGGGPDFSSLQK
- the ccng1 gene encoding cyclin-G1 → MIDTVTGPGAQPFAVQLKALTDLEGRYQPKLSGLRFIEGAQDNGLRMTTRLRELEVKDLLSLTRFFGFSSETFSLAISLLDRFLSVMKIQPKHLSCVGLCCFYIAVKSSEEEKNVPLASDLIRISQNRFTVSDMMRMEKIIMEKLYWKVKAPTALRFLRLFHSHVEEQLNTESQKMLSLERLEAKLKACHCAFVFSKIKPSLLAMALLCYEAQEQHDPEHTDKISEALKSLQQQLNIKDGDLVCVRELVGKCLAEYATTKCSKFISQRLRWTISGRTARQLKHSYYKIAHLPTIPESAC